In Tachysurus fulvidraco isolate hzauxx_2018 chromosome 3, HZAU_PFXX_2.0, whole genome shotgun sequence, a single window of DNA contains:
- the kcnj14 gene encoding ATP-sensitive inward rectifier potassium channel 14 produces MGAARVKRRFSAVDTPLNEEEVMKLAQNDDVTGVCTRDLSSPTCNGKLLNQNNGASGMLFERKEEDDYDCGHNDRGRWRGREGGCGFMLESVARREGGWERVERTFSVSPSVSTPLTAQSHFLPHSRFVGKDGRCNVTFINMNQRNQRYLSDIFTTCVDIRWRWMLVVFTLSFLLSWLLFGLVFWLIAAAHGDLSPPPSSSISRSSSSSSTSFSSSVALTEQPVDEPEEPLESNHCFQEVKTFMAAFLFSLETQTSIGYGFRSVTEACPLAVLAVVLQCIVGCIIDAFIIGAVMAKIAKPKKRNETLVFSDVAVVAMRDGKLCMMWRVANLRKSHLVEAHVRAQLLKPRVTPEGEFLPLDHKDINVGFDTGTDRIFLVSPVTIVHEINEESPFYEMDRQMLETDDNVEVVVILEGMVEATAMTTQCRSSYIAPEILWGHHFEPVLFAKKSGYQVDYSYFNRTYEVPDTPSCSAKDLAEKKYILGSRSSFCYENEVALQLSSSALPSPNSISPSPSSCLSPILLTPRGGTCTEHPQTHIHPQHGGSKGNRGKSGESGSQRV; encoded by the exons ATGGGAGCTGCACGTGTCAAGCGTCGTTTCAGTGCAGTGGACACTCCTCTTAATGAGGAAGAAGTAATGAAGCTGGCTCAGAATGATGATGTTACTGGGGTCTGTACAAGAGATCTATCTTCTCCAACTTGCAATGGCAAGCTGCTTAACCAAAACAATGGAGCATCAGGGATGCTCTTTGAGAGAAAGGAGGAAGATGATTATGATTGTGGTCACAATGATAGAGGAAGgtggagaggaagagaaggaggcTGTGGTTTCATGCTTGAGAGTGTAGCTAGGAGAGAAGGGGGATGGGAGCGAGTTGAAAggactttctctgtctcaccgTCCGTGTCGACTCCTCTTACTGCCCAATCTCACTTCTTGCCTCACAGCCGATTTGTGGGCAAAGATGGTCGCTGCAATGTAACTTTCATCAACATGAACCAGAGGAACCAGAGGTACCTTTCAGACATCTTCACCACCTGCGTGGATATTCGCTGGCGCTGGATGCTGGTAGTCTTCACCCTGTCCTTTTTGCTCTCCTGGCTTCTTTTTGGATTGGTTTTCTGGCTCATTGCAGCTGCTCACGGAGACTTAAGTCCCCCACCATCATCCTCCATCTCCcgctcctcatcctcctcatctaCCTCATTCTCTTCTTCTGTAGCTTTAACAGAGCAACCAGTGGATGAGCCTGAGGAGCCACTGGAGTCTAACCACTGTTTTCAGGAGGTGAAAACCTTCATGGCAGCCTTCCTCTTTTCTTTGGAAACACAGACATCTATAGGGTATGGCTTTCGGAGTGTAACTGAGGCCTGCCCCCTGGCGGTGCTTGCTGTCGttttgcagtgcattgtgggctGCATCATCGACGCTTTCATCATCGGGGCGGTCATGGCTAAGATTGCCAAGCCCAAGAAGCGCAATGAAACCCTGGTGTTTTCAGATGTGGCCGTAGTAGCTATGAGGGATGGGAAGCTCTGCATGATGTGGCGAGTGGCAAACCTGCGCAAAAGCCACCTGGTAGAGGCCCACGTCCGAGCACAGCTgctgaag CCAAGGGTGACCCCAGAAGGAGAGTTTCTACCTTTGGACCACAAGGACATTAACGTGGGCTTTGACACAGGAACTGACCGGATCTTTCTGGTGTCCCCGGTGACCATTGTGCATGAGATCAATGAGGAGAGCCCTTTCTACGAGATGGACCGGCAGATGCTGGAGACAGATGACAATGTGGAGGTGGTGGTCATACTAGAGGGCATGGTCGAAGCCACTGCCATGACCACACAGTGCCGCTCTTCATACATTGCACCTGAGATTCTCTGGGGTCACCACTTTGAGCCTGTGCTATTTGCAAAGAAATCTGGCTACCAG GTGGACTACTCATACTTCAACAGGACGTATGAGGTTCCTGACACGCCATCCTGCAGTGCTAAAGACCTAGCTGAGAAAAAGTACATCTTGGGCTCCCGTTCCTCTTTCTGCTACGAGAATGAAGTGGCTCTGcagctctcctcctctgccCTTCCCTCCCCCAACAGCATCTCTCCATCCCCCTCTTCCTGTCTTTCACCCATTCTTCTTACTCCTAGAGGAGGCACATGTACTGagcacccacaaacacacattcaccctCAGCATGGGGGGTCAAAGGGCAATAGGGGGAAAAGTGGAGAATCAGGGTCACAAAGAGTGTGA